Genomic DNA from Roseburia intestinalis L1-82:
ATATATTGACGACTTTGCCTGCTTATAAATGGACTCATATGCCTCATCTGCACTACTAAATTTTGCATTAAACATAAGCCACTTTTCATCATCATCTGAAACAAAGCTGTTCATCATATCAGCCAACTCAGATTTTGTCACAACATCCTTCAAGCCTTCTGCAACATCGGAAATCTGTTTTTCAAGAGAGATCATATCTGAGTTGATTTTGTTAATTTCTATTCTGTTGTTGGCAGTCTCCATGCTTAACTGAAGTATTTCCCGCTGACCTATTAAATCACGATTTTCTAATATGTAATCTTTCATTTTCTTAAAGGTTCTTATTAATGCCTTGCTCTGCTTAACTGCCAACGGTCCTTTCAAGACAGTCATCAACATATATAATCCTTGCTCTGTAAATACATGAGGATTATATCTACTCTTACTGTTAAGATTTGCGGTCAAAAAATTTGACCGCAAATCTTCTACCTCATCATCCGTTAATTCGAACATAAAATCTTCATCAAATTTCTCAATATTATTTTTTACCTGTTGGTTGAATGCTTTTGTGGTATAACCATATATTTCAGAAAGATCTGAGTCTAAGATTACTCTTTGTCCTCTGATTTCATAAATTCTTTCTTTCATATACTCTTTCATAACACATAGAGGATGCAACAGCAGAACCTATTCCCGTCAGATAAAAAGCTATTTTCTCTCCCTTGTAATCCAGACAATAGATTGAAATGTTTCCATTACAAGCGCCAATTTCACCTATAATTTCACATTTATAATGTGATACTAAATATGTATGTATCTCCTTAGAAAAGATAATCATACATTTGTCTGTAATATGCTTTCCGGCTCCATAAATAACATTTAAATCAATTAATGCCTCTGTCTCTTTGTCAAAAAATCACTCTGTAGCATAATATCGCTCACTCTTTCTCTTCAATTATTGTAACTACTTTATTCGGATAAAAAAGACCACCTACCTGCAAAGATAAGTGGTCAGCATATACTATATTCTAATTATTGAACCATTTTCTCATCTTAGCAATTCAAATATTTACATACGCAATTAAGACCATACACGTTCATAATGTGCATAGCATAAATTTCAGTATATGAATATCCGACTGCAAATCTATTCATGAGAAAACTCCTTTCAAAAATTATTATGTTAAGATTACTCTTGTTTG
This window encodes:
- a CDS encoding ORF6N domain-containing protein, encoding MKEYMKERIYEIRGQRVILDSDLSEIYGYTTKAFNQQVKNNIEKFDEDFMFELTDDEVEDLRSNFLTANLNSKSRYNPHVFTEQGLYMLMTVLKGPLAVKQSKALIRTFKKMKDYILENRDLIGQREILQLSMETANNRIEINKINSDMISLEKQISDVAEGLKDVVTKSELADMMNSFVSDDDEKWLMFNAKFSSADEAYESIYKQAKSSIYVVDNYIGLRTLVHLKNSPTGVNITLFSDNVGNNKLHNIEFTDFCKEYPSVKISMKKTGGIFHDRFIVLDYGTANERIFLCGASSKDAGARITSIVEDYGVSKYTPVIATLLKNPTLILPQ